The proteins below are encoded in one region of Lactuca sativa cultivar Salinas chromosome 3, Lsat_Salinas_v11, whole genome shotgun sequence:
- the LOC111898330 gene encoding uncharacterized protein LOC111898330 yields MKAAGKLYTFPWKIEMRLSRIWLVMLLLLVSNLSRIQGQTPETTLPENGTEIRLADDTVRPDPLESLKKYRGGYDITNVHYWSSTAYTGISGYVLGALWLLCGVVFVIFLVATTCCKRNSKLKKHKTPPSSHKQYYLWHILPAAFFTLLAIVGTGLVLGGNAKFHSRADKIIDIIIDTADDASETIYNTTEAMKMTRTNLQGTNVEASTIRFLDSTSRQLDSTADDIQRQARKNRRKIDLGLRILYIVSTVIFALNLIAVIALTSVGVVKIRRALHILIVLCWLITVLCWVFFGAYFFLSRFGGDTCTALEGFQQDPYNNSLSSILPCDELLSAESVLNVVSAGVYNLVNQVNANITRMQRDSSFGVCNPFSGPPEYNYQPNNCSENDIKIGDIPELLRLLTCVDPVDGVCNGGIPISGNDFRTAVGYASSIQILLNSYPGMESLLHCQTVKDAFSEILENHCKPLKREVKIVWAGLVFLSIVMVFLVLTWTFEAYHEHNHRFSDGSVKPHHVDDTIESGMVDDNTQKT; encoded by the exons ATGAAGGCTGCCGGAAAATTATATACCTTTCCTT GGAAAATAGAAATGAGATTGAGCAGAATATGGCTTGTAATGCTGTTGCTTTTGGTTTCAAACCTGTCTCGTATTCAAGGGCAAACCCCAGAGACCACGCTACCAG AAAATGGAACAGAAATAAGATTAGCAGATGACACAGTAAGACCCGATCCTTTGGAAAGCCTCAAAAAATACAGGGGAGGATATGATATCACTAACGTCCATTATTGGAGC TCAACTGCTTACACAGGAATATCAGGATACGTACTTGGGGCTCTATGGCTCTTATGCGGCGTCGTATTTGTAATATTCCTTGTGGCAACCACTTGTTGCAAAAGAAACAGTAAACTCAAGAAACACAAGACCCCACCATCATCCCACAAGCAATATTACCTATGGCACATACTTCCCGCAGCCTTCTTCACCCTTTTAGCCAT AGTAGGAACAGGGTTAGTACTTGGAGGAAATGCCAAATTCCATTCTAGGGCAGATAAGATTATTGATATCATTATCGATACAGCCGATGATGCATCTGAGACAATATATAATACAACGGAAGCAATGAAGATGACACGTACAAATCTACAAGGAACGAATGTTGAAGCAAGTACAATACGCTTCCTCGACTCCACTTCTAGGCAACTTGACTCGACAGCCGATGATATACAACGGCAAGCTAGAAAGAATCGGCGCAAGATTGATCTAGGCCTTCGCATACT GTATATTGTAAGCACCGTTATTTTCGCGCTTAACTTGATTGCGGTTATTGCCTTAACAT CCGTTGGGGTTGTGAAAATAAGACGAGCTCTTCACAT ATTGATAGTTTTGTGCTGGTTAATCACTGTTCTATGTTGGGTATTCTTCGGCGCTTACTTCTTTCTATCAAG ATTTGGGGGTGATACATGCACTGCACTTGAGGGATTCCAACAAGATCCTTACAACAACAGCTTGAGCTCAATCCTTCCATGTGATGAATTGCTTTCAGCCGAATCAGTACTTAATGTTGTGAGTGCTGGCGTTTACAACCTCGTGAACCAG GTGAATGCGAACATAACTCGAATGCAAAGAGATTCTTCTTTTGGAGTATGCAATCCGTTTTCAGGGCCACCTGAGTATAATTACCAACCAAATAACTGCTCCGAAAACGACATCAAGATAGGAGACATCCCTGAG CTGTTGAGGCTGCTTACATGTGTTGATCCTGTGGACGGAGTCTGCAATGGAGGGATTCCTATATCAGGCAACGACTTTAGGACAGCAGTGGGTTATGCATCTTCCATTCAAATACTCTTAAATTCCTATCCAGGAATGGAAAGCCTCCTTCATTGTCAAACAGTGAAGGATGCATTTTCAGAAATCCTTGAGAACCATTGCAAACCGTTAAAGAGAGAAGTAAAGATCGTATGGGCAGGATTGGTGTTTCTATCAATTGTAATGGTGTTTTTAGTTCTTACATGGACCTTTGAGGCATACCATGAACACAACCATCGGTTTTCAGATGGATCGGTGAAGCCTCATCATGTAGATGACACGATAGAATCTGGTATGGTAGATGATAACACACAAAAAACATAG